A single region of the Brassica rapa cultivar Chiifu-401-42 chromosome A03, CAAS_Brap_v3.01, whole genome shotgun sequence genome encodes:
- the LOC103859255 gene encoding polygalacturonase QRT2 gives MYQKTIIFLTILLTSLRSCSSSYPFDPRYEHSISPNVYYETNHQHGHITHNRHMKDPHAAPRSSPRAFNVNSFGAKANGNDDSQAFMKAWEAACSSKGTAYIVVPENRAYTLKPVKFSGPCKSSMIVFKIYGKIEAWKNPSDYRERGFWIVFQTVDNLRVEGGGRVDGNGKIWWPKSCKINPELPCQEAPTAVTFVECNNLMVRNIRLENAQQMHMRVQKCENVKALNLMVKSPGDSPNTDGIHVTGTRNILIQDSIIRTGDDCISIVSGSENVRATGITCGPGHGISIGSLGAHNSEAYVSNVVVSKATLIGTTNGVRIKTWQGGHGMAKNIIFKDILMKNVTNPIIINQNYCDQTKACPEQKSAVQVSNVLYKNIHGTSSSPEAIKFVCSKSIPCQGISLQNVELVDQNTKQDVSKATCSNVKLKSSGRLSSLCT, from the exons ATGTATCAAAAGACCATAATCTTCTTAACAATACTCTTAACGTCTCTTCGCTCTTGTTCTAGCAGCTACCCGTTTGATCCTAGATATGAACATTCCATATCTCCCAATGTTTATTATGAAACCAATCACCAACACGGTCACATTACACACAACAGGCACATGAAAGATCCCCATGCCGCTCCTAGATCTTCTCCTCGAGCTTTTAACGTCAACTCTTTCGGGGCTAAAGCCAATGGAAACGACGATTCTCAG GCATTCATGAAAGCTTGGGAAGCAGCTTGTTCGTCAAAGGGAACAGCTTACATCGTTGTTCCGGAAAATAGAGCTTACACTCTTAAACCGGTTAAATTCTCCGGTCCATGTAAATCATCCATGATTGTTTTTAAG ATTTACGGTAAGATTGAGGCATGGAAAAACCCATCAGACTACAGGGAACGTGGGTTCTGGATTGTTTTCCAAACGGTTGATAACCTTCGTGTTGAAGGCGGTGGACGCGTCGATGGTAATGGAAAAATCTGGTGGCCAAAATCTTGCAAGATCAACCCTGAACTT CCATGCCAGGAAGCTCCCACG GCGGTAACGTTTGTGGAATGCAACAACTTGATGGTAAGAAACATAAGGTTGGAAAACGCACAGCAAATGCATATGAGGGTTCAAAAATGCGAAAACGTGAAGGCTTTGAATCTTATGGTCAAGTCTCCGGGTGATAGTCCTAACACCGATGGCATTCACGTTACCGGAACTCGCAATATCCTCATTCAGGACTCTATCATCCGTACTG GTGATGACTGTATATCTATAGTGAGTGGGTCGGAGAATGTGAGAGCGACGGGCATTACATGCGGGCCGGGTCATGGAATCAG caTTGGGAGTTTGGGAGCTCATAACTCAGAAGCATATGTTTCTAATGTGGTAGTCAGCAAAGCAACTCTCATAGGAACCACTAATGGTGTGAGAATTAAGACTTGGCAG GGAGGACATGGAATGGCAAAGAACATAATATTCAAAGACATCTTAATGAAAAACGTTACAAACCCAATAATCATCAACCAGAACTATTGTGATCAAACTAAAGCATGTCCCGAACAG AAATCTGCGGTACAAGTGAGCAAtgtattgtacaaaaacatacaTGGGACGAGTTCAAGTCCCGAAGCTATAAAATTTGTGTGCAGCAAGAGCATTCCATGTCA